From a single Hemibagrus wyckioides isolate EC202008001 linkage group LG27, SWU_Hwy_1.0, whole genome shotgun sequence genomic region:
- the LOC131347850 gene encoding chymotrypsin A-like, translating to MALLWILSCLAFVSAAYGCGVPAVSPVITGYSRIVNGEEAVPHSWPWQVSLQDQTGFHFCGGSLINEWWVVSAAHCNVMTYHRVVLGEHDRSSNAEPIQIMKVAKVFKHEQYSPLTINNDILLIKLASPAQLDARVSPVCVAESSDNFSGGMRCVTSGWGLTKYNAPDTPALLQQASLPLLTNDDCKRFWGSKITDIMICAGASGVSSCMGDSGGPLVCQKDNAWTLVGIVSWGSGMCSTSTPAVYARVTALRSWMDGIIAAN from the exons ATGGCTCTTCTCTGGATCCTCTCCTGCCTTGCTTTTGTCAGTGCAGCTTATG GCTGTGGAGTTCCTGCGGTTTCTCCAGTCATCACTGGTTATTCCAGGATTGTGAATGGTGAGGAGGCAGTGCCTCATTCCTGGCCCTGGCAAGTGTCTCTGCAG GACCAAACTGGCTTCCACTTCTGCGGAGGCTCCCTGATCAATGAGTGGTGGGTTGTTTCTGCTGCCCACTGCAATGTGAT GACTTACCATCGTGTGGTGCTGGGAGAGCATGATCGCTCTTCCAACGCTGAGCCCATCCAGATCATGAAGGTTGCCAAG GTTTTTAAGCATGAACAGTATAGCCCCCTCACCATCAACAACGATATCCTACTGATCAAGCTGGCTTCTCCTGCCCAGCTCGATGCTCGCgtgtctcctgtgtgtgtggctgagagCAGCGACAATTTCTCTGGTGGCATGAGATGTGTGACCTCAGGATGGGGACTGACCAAATACAATG ctcccgATACCCCTGCTCTTCTTCAGCAGGCCTCTCTGCCTCTTCTGACCAACGATGACTGCAAGCGTTTCTGGGGCAGTAAAATCACTGACATAATGATTTGTGCTGGAGCCAGTGGTGTCTCTTCCTGCATG ggTGACTCTGGTGGCCCTCTGGTGTGTCAGAAGGATAATGCTTGGACCCTGGTGGGTATCGTGTCTTGGGGAAGTGGAATGTGTAGCACCTCTACTCCTGCAGTATATGCCCGTGTCACTGCACTCCGTTCCTGGATGGATGGGATCATAGCAGCTAACTAA